A window of Psychroflexus sp. ALD_RP9 contains these coding sequences:
- a CDS encoding ankyrin repeat domain-containing protein, which translates to MKIILLNLLLCLSFATQASNPLMQRDYWKSKPELKQLKADINRGHDATALNQHGFDALTWAILENANFEVLDYLIQLEGNTIDKLTHDGRTYLFWAVYKNNLKFSEQLIKMGAQVNLVDDTGHTPVTFAAVGGTINPSLYDLLKTSGADLKKPHRSGAQAHLLLMPSIKQIDDLNYFLDQGLSLEAKDHQGNTAIHYAAKKGNLSIIEYLVEKGLELKAINENNETALFFAARGARGHTNDLKFFKHLIDLGLDPLQRNSQGQTILHNLAARSNQAELITWLIEKGLEPQLKDQNMHTPLWYAAKHNSANVVTTLLEYNSNQKNYDDNFQPLLEVATRYNSAEIVKLLLDSESLESEKMGTNPRLGHQLFQSNKDLKAKYELLKSLIEYQSIDEDGNTLFHLAVEAKNPYLVNIAHQHGVPLNQKNKEGLTPLQLAVMTFKSTDPIKQLIQYGAKTDVKTDFGESLYDLAQQNEQLTNDSINFLKS; encoded by the coding sequence ATGAAAATTATCCTGTTGAACCTTTTGCTATGCTTGAGTTTTGCAACTCAAGCTAGTAACCCTTTAATGCAAAGAGACTATTGGAAGTCTAAGCCTGAGTTAAAACAATTAAAAGCTGATATTAACAGAGGTCATGATGCAACAGCATTAAATCAGCATGGTTTTGATGCATTAACATGGGCTATTTTAGAAAACGCAAACTTTGAAGTTTTAGATTATTTAATTCAACTTGAAGGAAATACTATTGATAAACTCACACATGACGGTCGCACATATTTGTTCTGGGCCGTTTATAAAAACAACTTGAAATTCTCTGAGCAACTTATTAAAATGGGTGCTCAGGTTAATCTAGTAGATGATACAGGACATACACCAGTAACTTTTGCAGCTGTTGGCGGTACAATAAATCCAAGCCTATATGATTTACTAAAAACTAGTGGTGCTGATTTAAAAAAGCCTCACCGTAGTGGCGCTCAAGCTCATCTCTTACTTATGCCAAGCATTAAGCAAATTGATGATTTAAACTACTTTTTAGATCAAGGCCTATCGCTAGAAGCAAAAGATCATCAAGGAAATACGGCTATACATTATGCGGCTAAAAAAGGTAATTTGTCGATTATTGAATATTTAGTTGAAAAAGGTTTAGAATTAAAAGCGATAAATGAGAATAATGAAACCGCTTTATTTTTTGCAGCGAGAGGTGCTCGAGGACACACCAACGATTTAAAATTTTTTAAGCATTTAATAGACTTAGGTTTAGATCCTCTTCAACGCAATAGTCAAGGTCAAACTATACTGCATAACCTTGCGGCACGCTCTAACCAAGCAGAGCTAATAACATGGTTAATTGAAAAAGGGCTTGAACCACAGTTAAAAGATCAAAACATGCATACACCCTTATGGTATGCCGCCAAACATAACTCCGCAAATGTTGTTACAACTTTACTTGAATATAATTCTAATCAAAAAAATTATGACGATAATTTTCAACCGTTATTAGAAGTAGCAACTCGTTATAATTCAGCTGAAATCGTCAAGCTTTTGCTAGATTCTGAAAGCCTAGAATCAGAAAAAATGGGAACTAACCCGAGATTGGGTCATCAGTTATTTCAATCAAACAAAGATCTTAAGGCAAAATATGAACTTTTAAAATCTTTAATTGAATACCAATCAATTGATGAAGATGGTAATACTTTATTTCATTTAGCTGTTGAAGCTAAAAACCCGTACTTAGTAAACATAGCACATCAACATGGAGTACCTCTAAATCAAAAAAATAAAGAAGGACTTACACCACTTCAATTAGCAGTGATGACTTTTAAATCTACAGACCCTATTAAGCAACTTATTCAATATGGAGCAAAAACAGATGTCAAAACAGATTTTGGTGAAAGCCTTTACGATTTAGCTCAACAAAACGAGCAACTCACAAATGATTCTATTAACTTTTTAAAATCATAA
- a CDS encoding HmuY family protein, which produces MKIKNVILGLALSFGLFSCSDDDGLVPVAAVETETISNLHAPQTGGQGQPVGGNFTKFDFSSGTVTNSETDWDIAFRGTTIAINGGEATGTNDEPERNANAGAAIVDGTFESVTSAAELSFSQDSSTGFAIPTGSDNGWYNYNFMTNIVAPIPGKILVFRTAEGNYAKVEILSYYKDAPAEPDPFEDETRYYTFNYVYNPNGGDTSLE; this is translated from the coding sequence ATGAAAATTAAAAATGTAATTTTAGGTTTAGCGCTTAGTTTTGGCCTTTTTTCTTGTAGTGATGATGATGGTCTAGTCCCTGTTGCTGCCGTTGAAACTGAAACTATTAGTAATCTTCACGCTCCACAAACAGGTGGACAAGGTCAACCAGTTGGCGGCAATTTTACCAAATTCGATTTTAGCTCAGGAACTGTTACTAACAGTGAAACCGATTGGGATATAGCGTTTCGAGGGACAACAATTGCCATAAACGGCGGCGAGGCAACAGGTACTAATGATGAGCCTGAACGTAACGCTAATGCTGGTGCAGCTATAGTCGATGGTACTTTTGAGAGTGTAACTAGTGCTGCAGAATTAAGCTTTTCGCAAGATTCTTCAACTGGTTTTGCTATTCCAACAGGAAGTGATAATGGCTGGTATAATTATAACTTTATGACTAACATCGTAGCACCAATCCCAGGTAAAATATTAGTGTTTAGAACAGCTGAAGGTAACTATGCTAAAGTAGAAATTTTAAGTTACTACAAAGATGCGCCCGCTGAACCAGACCCTTTTGAAGATGAAACACGCTACTACACATTTAATTATGTTTATAACCCAAATGGCGGTGATACTTCATTAGAGTAA
- a CDS encoding DUF2271 domain-containing protein, with product MKYFKTLALIIIGSLSLSSFNTNTAYKCLIQMKNYSGEGAYVVISVLDEADNYVETLHVRGEDEEWYHDIDQWWDFYGKKRPSLDGKTGATIAGGRRAVTQFQLQPEWINKGYSLRFETAVEDQAYHLDDVKIKITSELLEGETTNGKGFIRFIKLLPL from the coding sequence ATGAAATATTTTAAAACACTGGCACTTATTATCATAGGTAGCTTGAGCTTGTCTTCATTTAATACCAATACAGCTTACAAGTGTTTAATACAAATGAAGAATTACTCTGGAGAAGGCGCCTACGTTGTTATTTCAGTGCTTGATGAAGCCGACAATTATGTTGAAACACTCCATGTGCGAGGAGAAGATGAAGAATGGTACCATGATATCGACCAATGGTGGGACTTTTATGGTAAAAAGCGTCCCTCATTAGACGGAAAAACAGGAGCTACAATAGCTGGTGGACGTAGAGCAGTTACTCAATTTCAGCTTCAACCAGAATGGATTAATAAAGGTTACAGCCTTCGTTTTGAAACTGCCGTAGAAGATCAAGCTTATCATCTAGATGATGTTAAAATTAAAATAACCTCAGAATTGCTTGAAGGGGAAACCACTAACGGAAAAGGATTTATTCGATTTATTAAGCTATTACCGCTCTAA
- a CDS encoding TonB-dependent receptor: MIKFKLLALLLMFLVSTANSQNLAEISGRISTTSGEVIPFANVYFKNTTIGTSSNIDGEFKLQHTPGEYQLIISAQGFRSFKKQVKLSLEQPIQLDVVLTEDALGLDEIIISATRNRVKRREAPVVVSTVGPKLFNATQSLSLADGLQFSPGLRVENNCQNCGFTQVRLNGLDGSYTQILVNSRPIFSSLLGVYGLEQIPSNIIDRVEVVRSGGSALYGSNAIAGTVNVITKDPVLNTWEIGSNLSYIDGQAFDRLLNFNSSSVANDLNSGVTFFGNYRNRQSYDANSDGFTEIVELTNTTFGSNAYFKPTNLSRIGLNLTAIREYRRGGDRLDLAPQFTDVTEELDHDTFIGGIDYTLNSADQTKTLELFTSVSHTNRQSYYGGLGGGRTAQDSISANNAFGTTKDLAWVNGAKFSKIFKNQDVLTTGIDINHSRTEDEILGYNRLIDQEVNTYATYGQYQWNINSRLEALIGARLDYIAVDGLYQVESISRSVDLDQTALSPRLTLNYKWTDKIRLRAGYARGFRAPQAFNEDLHVAGVGGEQQFVILSEELETEYSDAFTASINLSEIKQQQQYDVLVEGFYTQLNNPFTIISTGSSLPNGSLLEEVRNGSGARVYGTNIELKYSPNSVYRFQLGATYQQTAYEESQLLYEAPPASGESDVFIDSFVRNPDWYGFFTANFQPSEAFNIDLTGNLTGEMQVPRVVNSNGLIQLNKSPVFFDLNLKVEKHWDISDLFMMTLSGGIRNLFNSYQDDFDRGATRDSEYIYGPGLPRTVFVGLKFGKLH; this comes from the coding sequence ATGATAAAATTTAAGCTTTTAGCGCTTTTACTTATGTTTTTGGTATCAACTGCAAATTCACAAAATTTAGCTGAAATTTCAGGACGTATATCAACCACTTCTGGAGAAGTAATTCCATTTGCTAATGTCTATTTTAAAAATACTACTATAGGTACTTCAAGTAATATTGACGGAGAATTTAAGCTTCAGCATACACCAGGTGAGTATCAGCTAATTATTAGTGCGCAAGGTTTTAGGTCTTTTAAGAAACAGGTAAAATTAAGTCTTGAACAGCCTATTCAGTTAGATGTGGTTTTAACTGAAGATGCCTTAGGGCTCGACGAAATTATCATTTCAGCAACGCGTAATCGAGTAAAACGACGAGAAGCTCCCGTTGTAGTTTCTACTGTTGGGCCAAAGTTATTTAACGCCACACAATCTTTGTCTCTTGCTGATGGGCTACAGTTTTCGCCTGGTTTACGGGTAGAAAATAATTGTCAAAATTGTGGGTTTACACAAGTAAGACTAAATGGTTTAGATGGAAGCTATACACAGATATTAGTCAATAGCCGGCCGATTTTCTCTTCATTATTAGGCGTGTATGGTTTAGAGCAAATCCCTAGTAATATTATAGATCGGGTTGAAGTAGTAAGAAGTGGTGGTTCCGCTTTATATGGATCTAATGCAATTGCAGGTACTGTAAATGTGATTACTAAAGACCCAGTGTTAAATACTTGGGAAATCGGATCTAACCTAAGTTACATTGACGGTCAAGCTTTTGATAGATTGCTTAATTTTAATTCATCGAGTGTGGCAAATGATTTAAATAGTGGTGTTACTTTTTTTGGGAATTACCGAAACCGCCAGTCTTACGACGCCAACAGTGATGGATTTACAGAAATCGTTGAGCTAACCAATACTACTTTTGGGAGTAATGCCTATTTTAAACCAACTAACTTAAGTCGAATTGGCTTAAACCTAACAGCTATAAGAGAATATCGTCGTGGTGGAGATCGTTTAGATCTAGCGCCCCAATTTACAGATGTAACCGAAGAATTAGACCACGATACTTTTATTGGTGGTATAGATTACACGTTAAATTCGGCAGATCAAACCAAAACATTAGAGTTATTTACTTCTGTTTCACACACCAACCGCCAAAGTTATTATGGCGGTTTAGGCGGCGGAAGAACAGCTCAAGACAGTATATCGGCTAACAATGCCTTTGGTACGACTAAAGATTTAGCATGGGTTAATGGGGCAAAATTTTCAAAGATCTTCAAAAATCAAGATGTATTAACAACTGGGATTGATATTAATCATAGCCGTACAGAAGATGAAATTTTAGGTTATAATCGTTTGATTGATCAAGAAGTTAATACCTATGCCACCTATGGTCAGTACCAATGGAATATTAATTCTAGATTAGAGGCTTTAATTGGGGCTAGACTTGATTACATTGCTGTCGACGGGCTTTACCAAGTTGAATCGATTTCAAGAAGCGTAGATCTTGATCAAACCGCATTATCCCCAAGATTAACTCTAAATTATAAATGGACCGATAAAATTCGTTTACGTGCTGGGTATGCGCGTGGTTTTCGAGCACCACAAGCCTTTAATGAAGACTTACATGTAGCTGGAGTAGGTGGTGAACAACAGTTTGTTATCCTTTCGGAAGAATTAGAGACTGAATATTCTGATGCGTTTACAGCTTCAATTAATCTTTCAGAAATTAAGCAACAGCAGCAGTACGATGTCTTGGTTGAAGGATTTTATACACAACTCAATAACCCGTTTACCATTATAAGCACAGGAAGCAGCCTGCCTAATGGATCGCTATTGGAAGAAGTTAGAAACGGTAGCGGCGCGCGAGTTTATGGAACTAATATTGAGTTGAAGTATTCTCCAAATTCAGTGTATCGGTTTCAACTTGGTGCAACATATCAGCAAACCGCCTACGAAGAATCGCAGTTACTTTACGAAGCACCGCCAGCTTCTGGAGAATCTGATGTGTTCATCGATTCATTTGTTCGTAATCCTGATTGGTATGGCTTTTTTACGGCTAATTTTCAACCTAGTGAGGCCTTTAATATAGATTTAACTGGTAATCTAACAGGCGAAATGCAAGTTCCTAGAGTGGTAAACTCTAATGGATTAATTCAATTAAATAAATCGCCTGTATTTTTTGATTTAAATTTAAAAGTCGAAAAACACTGGGACATAAGCGATTTATTTATGATGACTTTATCTGGAGGCATTCGTAATTTATTTAACAGCTATCAAGACGATTTTGATCGAGGAGCCACGCGAGATTCTGAATATATTTATGGACCTGGTTTGCCACGAACTGTATTTGTAGGCTTAAAGTTTGGTAAATTACATTAA
- a CDS encoding ribosome-binding factor A, giving the protein METNRQKKISGLLQQDLAEVIQQILRDAGTHNIVVSVTKVRVTPDLLQAKAYLSIFPPSKAEPVMTEIQSLRKTIKHAIAQRTKQQLRRMPDLLLFNDDSIEYINDIEEAFKGKNNPIKNPDLLDDSKKR; this is encoded by the coding sequence ATGGAAACAAATAGACAGAAAAAAATTAGTGGTTTACTTCAACAAGATTTGGCTGAAGTTATACAACAAATTTTACGAGATGCAGGTACTCATAATATTGTAGTTTCAGTTACTAAAGTTCGAGTAACGCCCGATTTACTTCAAGCAAAAGCTTATCTCAGTATTTTTCCGCCTTCAAAAGCTGAGCCAGTGATGACCGAAATTCAATCGCTTCGTAAAACAATTAAACATGCCATTGCTCAGCGTACTAAACAGCAATTGCGCCGAATGCCAGATTTGTTATTGTTTAATGATGATTCTATTGAGTATATTAATGACATAGAAGAAGCATTTAAAGGTAAAAACAACCCCATAAAAAATCCAGACTTACTAGACGACTCTAAAAAAAGGTGA
- the mce gene encoding methylmalonyl-CoA epimerase has translation MKKIEHIGIAVSNLEDAAKTYEVLMQEKPYKTENVDSEGVATLFFKSGESKIELLAATRDDSPIAKYIAKKGEGIHHIAFSVEDIEAEIERLKNEGYQLISDQPKKGADNKRIVFLHPKSNHGVLVELCQERTD, from the coding sequence ATGAAAAAAATTGAACATATTGGTATAGCAGTTTCAAATTTAGAAGATGCAGCTAAAACATACGAAGTTTTAATGCAAGAAAAACCATATAAAACTGAAAATGTAGATAGTGAAGGTGTTGCAACCCTATTTTTTAAATCTGGAGAAAGTAAAATTGAGTTGCTTGCCGCCACAAGAGATGATAGCCCAATTGCTAAATATATTGCTAAAAAAGGTGAAGGCATACACCATATTGCGTTTTCTGTTGAAGATATTGAGGCCGAAATTGAACGCCTAAAAAATGAAGGTTATCAACTCATCAGTGACCAACCAAAAAAGGGTGCTGACAACAAGCGAATTGTTTTTTTACACCCTAAATCTAATCATGGGGTTTTGGTAGAGTTATGCCAAGAGCGTACAGATTAA
- a CDS encoding DUF6607 family protein, whose protein sequence is MKTVINFFLIALVSSLTFAQSSKLKKDRKAIKSMCGCYEVTFNFAETFQHSKDSLYKASPNKVSKGLEWAQLVTDEKNEIVIQHILQVGNPAEPMIVKHWRQDWLFENTELYQFNHDNQWTYTKLPRKDVKGQWTQKVYQVDDSPRYEGTATWVHVDGKSYWENTTDAPLPRREYTQRSDYNVTQRTNRHEITDNGWVHDQDNAKILRAEGKDDIILANEKGYNTYVKVDDSRCQAAQDWWKENQEKWSIVRQKWDEVFNRDTDLSLKEKVEFKVLYKHLFDDSLNTYKEISTTIDKFVE, encoded by the coding sequence ATGAAAACTGTGATCAACTTTTTTTTAATCGCTTTAGTTTCTAGCTTAACCTTTGCACAATCCTCAAAACTGAAAAAAGACCGTAAAGCTATCAAATCAATGTGTGGTTGTTATGAAGTTACATTTAACTTCGCAGAGACATTTCAACACAGCAAAGACAGTCTTTACAAAGCTTCTCCTAATAAAGTGAGTAAAGGTTTAGAATGGGCGCAATTAGTTACTGATGAAAAAAACGAAATTGTAATTCAACATATTTTACAAGTTGGCAACCCAGCTGAACCGATGATTGTCAAGCATTGGCGACAAGATTGGTTATTTGAAAACACAGAATTATACCAATTTAATCACGACAACCAATGGACTTATACCAAGTTGCCTAGAAAAGACGTGAAAGGACAATGGACACAAAAGGTGTATCAAGTGGATGATAGCCCTAGGTATGAAGGAACAGCAACATGGGTTCATGTTGATGGTAAAAGTTACTGGGAAAACACAACCGATGCACCACTTCCAAGACGTGAATATACCCAAAGAAGTGACTACAATGTAACACAACGCACTAACCGCCATGAGATAACAGATAATGGTTGGGTTCATGACCAAGACAACGCTAAAATTTTAAGAGCTGAAGGGAAAGATGATATCATTTTAGCCAATGAAAAAGGCTACAACACCTATGTTAAAGTAGATGACAGCCGTTGCCAGGCTGCGCAAGATTGGTGGAAAGAAAATCAAGAAAAATGGAGCATTGTTCGCCAAAAATGGGATGAAGTCTTTAATCGAGATACAGACTTAAGTTTAAAAGAAAAAGTAGAGTTTAAAGTGCTTTACAAGCATTTGTTTGACGACTCTTTAAATACTTACAAAGAAATAAGCACAACCATCGATAAATTTGTTGAGTAA
- a CDS encoding thioredoxin family protein: protein MRLIYICCFLMILGLQSKTYAQMQWKSLDSLQSKLLNEEIEKPIFIFFTANWCVYCQKMKQAAFQSPKLVKILESNYFSVEIDVHYPESIQLSHYTFKNSGIGYYRRPFHDLALQLAQRSQDQFSLPFLVILNPDLSVQRRAFSYLSPKQLMLFLQH, encoded by the coding sequence ATGAGATTAATTTACATCTGTTGTTTTTTAATGATTTTAGGCCTTCAGTCTAAAACTTATGCGCAAATGCAGTGGAAAAGTTTAGATAGCTTACAGTCTAAATTATTAAATGAAGAAATTGAAAAACCCATTTTTATTTTTTTTACGGCTAATTGGTGCGTGTATTGTCAAAAAATGAAACAAGCTGCATTTCAATCGCCAAAGCTTGTTAAAATATTAGAGTCTAATTATTTTTCAGTCGAGATAGACGTTCATTACCCCGAATCAATTCAATTAAGTCATTATACTTTTAAAAACTCAGGAATAGGTTATTACCGAAGACCTTTTCATGATTTAGCACTTCAACTTGCTCAACGTTCTCAAGATCAATTTAGTTTACCATTTCTAGTTATTCTTAACCCAGATTTAAGTGTTCAGCGTCGTGCTTTTTCCTATTTATCGCCAAAACAATTAATGTTATTTTTACAACACTGA
- a CDS encoding TonB-dependent receptor plug domain-containing protein, with translation MKFKLLVINCLFLMFGVLMQAQVEIDTTQFNQLDEVILTATRTERQLSSLPMPVTLVSKKTINQSGSVRLDEILREQTGIVTVTDESGFEGVQMQGIASDYILILIDGVPLVGRSAGNFDLSRLTVGNIKQIEVVKGPSSSLYGSEALGGVINIITEKPSQQDLEGSASYRIGRFSQQDINLELNQAFDQLRYSVFMNRFSSQGYDLNNQTEGQTVNPFENYTLNARVYYDFSDRLKFSSSTRFFNENQDIGFSSQDEAFNGDTQQNEWNLHTKLDHELSTSFEATYELYYTNYKIEETVFNSTLNSLSSNNFFNQQLFRPEIRTNLQLEEKGTLTTGLGYQYESLDRTFFDNQVNFNSQYLYAQYDVDLLDQLNVIAGLRFDNHSEYSNQLSPKLAMRYQFNDQLAFKASVGRGFKAPDFRQLYFDFLNSAVGYVVLGYNVAADKLEELQNQGQILETVVSQNELNQGLDAESSTGYNLGITYKCDRWNAELNFFRNDFTNLIDTRIIARLNNGQNVFSYVNFDEVFTTGLEFNSNIEVTKNFTLNAGYQLLYAYDKTNLDRIENNQVFVRNPANNQTELVSRSDYFGLVNRSRHNANLKLFYDLPKLETDVSLRLLYRSKYAQFDTNGNGLIDTYDTSFVNGFATVNFAASKQFFNDFRLQIGANNLLDYTDANIPSMPGIQGFVKLNYQF, from the coding sequence ATGAAGTTTAAGTTATTGGTAATCAATTGTTTGTTTTTGATGTTTGGTGTTTTGATGCAAGCGCAAGTTGAAATTGACACGACACAATTTAATCAATTAGATGAAGTAATTCTAACAGCTACACGTACAGAACGCCAACTATCTTCCTTGCCAATGCCAGTTACTTTAGTATCAAAAAAAACTATAAATCAATCAGGTAGTGTTCGTCTTGATGAAATTCTTCGAGAGCAAACAGGTATTGTAACGGTAACTGACGAAAGTGGTTTTGAAGGTGTTCAAATGCAAGGTATAGCATCAGACTATATACTAATTCTCATTGATGGCGTACCGCTTGTTGGTCGTAGTGCAGGAAATTTTGATTTAAGTCGATTAACCGTTGGTAATATAAAACAAATTGAAGTTGTAAAAGGACCTTCAAGTAGCCTTTATGGTTCTGAGGCCTTAGGCGGCGTAATTAACATCATTACCGAAAAGCCTAGTCAACAAGATCTTGAAGGTTCAGCTTCTTATCGTATTGGTCGCTTTTCACAACAAGACATTAACTTGGAGCTTAATCAAGCTTTTGATCAACTTAGATATAGTGTTTTTATGAATCGATTTTCAAGCCAAGGCTATGATTTGAATAATCAAACTGAAGGTCAGACGGTGAATCCATTCGAAAACTACACCTTAAATGCGCGTGTTTATTACGATTTTTCAGATCGTCTAAAGTTTTCTTCTTCAACGCGTTTTTTTAATGAAAATCAAGATATTGGCTTTTCATCCCAAGATGAAGCATTTAATGGAGACACCCAGCAAAATGAGTGGAATTTACATACTAAGCTTGATCATGAATTGAGTACTAGTTTTGAGGCTACTTATGAGCTTTATTACACCAATTATAAGATAGAAGAAACAGTTTTTAATTCGACGTTAAATAGTCTGTCAAGTAATAATTTTTTTAATCAACAGCTTTTTAGACCTGAAATAAGAACTAACTTACAATTAGAAGAAAAAGGGACGCTAACAACAGGTTTAGGTTACCAATATGAAAGTTTAGATCGAACTTTTTTTGATAATCAGGTAAACTTTAATTCGCAGTATTTATACGCTCAATATGATGTAGACTTGTTAGATCAGCTCAATGTAATTGCGGGTCTTCGGTTCGATAATCATTCTGAATACAGCAATCAATTAAGTCCTAAATTAGCCATGCGCTATCAATTCAACGATCAACTAGCATTCAAGGCTTCAGTAGGTCGCGGATTTAAAGCTCCAGACTTTAGGCAACTTTATTTCGATTTTTTAAATTCTGCCGTTGGTTATGTGGTGTTAGGGTATAATGTTGCAGCCGATAAACTTGAAGAATTACAAAACCAAGGTCAAATATTAGAAACAGTCGTTTCTCAAAATGAATTAAATCAAGGCTTAGATGCTGAAAGCTCAACGGGTTATAACCTTGGTATTACTTATAAATGTGACCGTTGGAATGCAGAGTTAAATTTCTTCAGAAACGATTTTACAAACCTTATCGACACCCGAATTATAGCACGATTAAACAATGGGCAAAACGTGTTTAGTTATGTAAATTTTGATGAAGTATTTACGACAGGTTTAGAGTTTAATTCTAATATTGAAGTGACGAAGAACTTTACACTTAATGCGGGTTATCAGTTGTTATACGCCTATGATAAGACCAACTTAGACCGTATAGAAAACAATCAGGTGTTTGTTCGAAACCCAGCAAATAACCAAACTGAATTAGTTTCTCGTTCAGATTATTTTGGTTTAGTCAATCGGTCACGACACAATGCCAATTTGAAGCTGTTTTACGACCTACCGAAATTAGAAACAGATGTAAGTTTAAGACTTTTATACCGAAGTAAATATGCTCAGTTTGATACCAATGGAAACGGTTTAATCGACACCTATGACACAAGTTTCGTCAATGGTTTTGCAACTGTAAATTTTGCGGCAAGTAAACAATTTTTTAATGATTTTAGATTACAAATTGGTGCTAACAATCTCCTAGATTATACTGATGCCAATATTCCATCTATGCCCGGAATACAGGGTTTTGTAAAACTTAACTATCAATTTTAA
- a CDS encoding DUF2490 domain-containing protein → MLRFFFVFILFLNLNYVLAQTKSVEHQDLLWTRYLVNFEVDEKWTPFLDVEERMYMFPFRQHQFLPSIGVNYQLNSGFSLTPALLYFEMLTPQDPEAVSKEIQREWRPQLALNFKHNITSTRLTFLSRFKSELRFKKLSTENSYKYRLLRLRMRMGLSYQINEKYTAKVLEEILINAGDQVVNNVFDQNRLSAEIAYKISPKFKLITGYMYWFQQRASGIDFFSRDIIYFTLKHNLKLY, encoded by the coding sequence ATGCTAAGGTTTTTTTTTGTTTTCATTTTATTTCTCAATTTGAATTATGTTCTTGCACAAACCAAATCAGTAGAACATCAAGATTTACTTTGGACCAGATACTTGGTTAACTTTGAAGTTGATGAAAAATGGACGCCTTTTTTAGACGTAGAAGAACGCATGTATATGTTTCCGTTTCGTCAGCATCAGTTTTTACCAAGTATTGGGGTAAATTATCAATTAAATAGTGGTTTTAGTTTAACACCAGCCTTATTGTATTTTGAAATGCTTACACCTCAAGACCCAGAAGCCGTGAGTAAAGAGATTCAGCGAGAATGGCGACCACAATTAGCACTAAATTTTAAACACAATATCACGTCTACAAGATTAACATTTTTAAGTCGTTTTAAATCAGAGTTGCGATTTAAAAAACTTTCAACCGAAAATAGTTATAAGTATCGGTTGCTACGTTTACGCATGCGTATGGGTTTATCTTACCAAATTAACGAAAAATATACAGCAAAGGTATTAGAAGAAATTTTAATTAATGCTGGAGATCAAGTGGTAAATAACGTATTTGACCAAAACCGACTTTCAGCTGAAATAGCTTACAAGATAAGTCCAAAATTTAAACTTATAACTGGTTATATGTATTGGTTTCAGCAGCGTGCAAGTGGTATTGATTTTTTTAGCAGGGATATTATTTATTTTACATTAAAGCATAATTTAAAGTTATACTAG